From one Mycobacterium colombiense CECT 3035 genomic stretch:
- a CDS encoding ester cyclase — protein MTIPAFPAAEVLAARQKLVLDHFHDEVRQAWDDVLSTFPHPRYELIPQMLVHDGDAAVRDYYAYTRTAFPDQDHEIIALRHSADAVIVEFWLMGTHRGYLGKVPPTGSRFRVRMTAYFVFDDTETLVCERIYFDTLTMIKQLLGGLDMKNPANWWLAARCLRGFLSMSSEKPDPALTNTP, from the coding sequence GTGACCATTCCCGCGTTCCCCGCCGCCGAGGTGCTGGCCGCACGCCAGAAACTCGTCCTCGACCACTTCCATGACGAGGTCCGCCAGGCCTGGGACGACGTCTTGTCTACTTTCCCGCATCCGCGCTACGAGCTGATCCCCCAGATGCTCGTGCACGACGGTGACGCAGCGGTGCGCGACTACTACGCCTACACGCGGACCGCATTTCCCGACCAGGACCACGAGATCATCGCGCTGCGCCACAGCGCCGACGCGGTGATCGTCGAATTCTGGCTGATGGGAACGCACCGCGGCTACCTGGGCAAGGTCCCGCCCACCGGCAGCCGGTTCCGCGTCCGCATGACCGCATACTTCGTCTTCGACGACACCGAAACCCTTGTCTGCGAACGCATTTACTTCGACACGCTGACCATGATCAAGCAGCTCCTGGGTGGGCTGGACATGAAGAACCCGGCGAACTGGTGGCTGGCCGCGCGGTGCCTGCGCGGGTTTTTGTCGATGTCGTCGGAAAAACCGGACCCGGCGCTGACCAACACCCCCTAA
- a CDS encoding sensor domain-containing protein, translating into MTIPPQNPFEHNPFGSTPFGASPAGPPVYSGPPVPPPDRPPVNALATLSVVFAFVFAPVGAILGHLGLRQIRRTGQRGRDRALVGTVLSYVVIVAVTGISVVWLTRPDGPAARSAAPTTASPSPSPAVTPSDLARLVPTLADVKAITGDDKLIQAVILRRPDDLAAGGQTTDRPECRGVLYAGVPDLYNTGSLVNYYMPVFADRDDPANTRSVDAAIAAFPDAAAAQAQLTKMLSTWRQCGGLPVTITFLNKSTVAFSLNEPIDAGSAITTIEASARDDLSVHAIAAKANVVIDLLVSYTGNDVDRARQTATAVANQILEKIPG; encoded by the coding sequence ATGACGATTCCCCCTCAGAATCCCTTCGAGCACAACCCGTTCGGCAGCACGCCGTTCGGGGCCAGTCCCGCCGGGCCGCCGGTGTATTCGGGGCCGCCGGTGCCACCGCCGGATCGCCCACCGGTCAACGCCTTGGCGACGTTGTCGGTGGTGTTCGCGTTCGTGTTCGCCCCCGTCGGGGCGATCCTGGGGCACCTGGGCTTGAGGCAGATTCGGCGTACCGGCCAGCGCGGCCGTGATCGCGCATTGGTGGGGACGGTGCTGTCGTATGTGGTGATCGTTGCCGTGACGGGCATTTCGGTGGTGTGGCTCACCCGGCCCGACGGCCCCGCCGCCCGCAGTGCCGCGCCCACCACGGCTTCCCCGTCCCCGAGCCCAGCGGTCACGCCGTCCGATCTGGCGCGGCTGGTGCCCACCCTCGCCGACGTCAAAGCCATCACCGGTGACGACAAATTGATCCAGGCCGTAATTCTGCGCCGGCCCGACGATCTCGCCGCGGGCGGACAAACCACCGACCGTCCGGAATGCCGCGGAGTTCTCTATGCTGGCGTGCCGGACCTGTACAACACCGGAAGCCTGGTGAACTACTACATGCCGGTCTTCGCCGACCGTGATGACCCAGCCAACACGAGGTCGGTTGACGCTGCCATCGCGGCATTCCCCGACGCAGCCGCAGCGCAAGCACAACTGACGAAAATGTTGTCCACGTGGCGCCAGTGCGGCGGGTTGCCGGTGACGATCACCTTCCTCAATAAGAGCACAGTGGCGTTCTCACTCAATGAGCCGATCGATGCAGGCAGCGCCATCACCACGATCGAAGCCTCGGCGCGCGACGATCTTTCCGTGCACGCGATCGCCGCCAAGGCCAACGTCGTCATCGACCTGCTGGTGTCCTACACCGGCAACGACGTGGACCGCGCCCGCCAAACCGCGACGGCCGTCGCCAACCAGATCCTCGAGAAGATTCCGGGCTGA
- a CDS encoding sensor domain-containing protein, producing the protein MLATLSVVFAFVFAPAGLILGHLGLAQIRRSGERGRDRALVGVTLSYVFITAAVIALIVAAVMPDTTPARVAAPATITTTTSTSTPTIPPPPPPPTAAPADLDGLLPSLEDVEGITRDQGMKIERTLHQPTPDPVRGKMDRPDCWPVIESSAPEAYDGSGFTGFSATEILDKSLNSQWSTGQGATAFHDAAAAQAMLQRLLSTFRQCGGSTLNATWPNGKTYPVSIRPPADAGNGTTAIDVVPQTPISILCVHAVAAKANVVVDVQTCTSAKTDATRQATLAITNLILGRIPG; encoded by the coding sequence GTGTTGGCGACGTTGTCGGTGGTGTTTGCGTTCGTCTTCGCCCCGGCCGGGCTCATCTTGGGGCACTTGGGATTAGCGCAGATCCGCCGCAGTGGTGAGCGCGGTCGCGATCGCGCGTTGGTCGGGGTGACGCTCTCGTATGTGTTCATCACCGCGGCGGTGATCGCATTGATCGTCGCCGCAGTCATGCCGGACACGACACCTGCCCGGGTCGCGGCACCCGCGACCATTACGACGACCACAAGCACCAGCACGCCGACAATTCCGCCGCCGCCTCCACCGCCCACCGCCGCGCCCGCAGATCTGGACGGTCTGTTGCCCAGCCTCGAGGACGTCGAAGGCATCACGAGGGACCAAGGCATGAAGATCGAGCGGACACTGCATCAGCCCACACCAGATCCCGTTAGAGGCAAAATGGACCGTCCGGATTGCTGGCCCGTCATCGAGTCCAGCGCTCCGGAGGCCTACGACGGTTCAGGCTTCACGGGCTTTTCCGCGACAGAGATCCTCGACAAGAGCCTCAACAGCCAGTGGTCCACCGGACAGGGGGCCACCGCATTTCACGACGCGGCCGCGGCGCAAGCGATGCTGCAGAGATTGCTATCGACCTTCCGCCAGTGCGGCGGCTCTACCTTGAATGCAACCTGGCCCAACGGGAAAACCTACCCGGTGTCCATCCGGCCGCCGGCTGACGCCGGCAACGGCACCACCGCCATTGACGTGGTGCCGCAAACGCCGATATCGATCCTCTGCGTTCACGCGGTCGCAGCAAAGGCCAATGTGGTTGTCGACGTGCAGACGTGTACTTCAGCCAAGACGGATGCCACCCGGCAGGCGACGTTGGCCATCACCAACCTGATCCTGGGCAGGATCCCCGGCTAG
- a CDS encoding sensor domain-containing protein: protein MAYEPTSEPGSKYQLVDRPECSAVFAAGAPNTYDMQGALRYYATMMMETNNPRTPTEAGQAVVAYRDAAAAQAQLEKIQAIWHQCANSAMTLLPAPDKKGNVAVALTVMAPVDAGGGISTIEVIAQQLSPRLGTYRAIAAKNNVLVDVMILMAETRGRGPQSALDITNFILNKIPG from the coding sequence GTGGCGTACGAGCCAACATCTGAACCGGGAAGTAAGTACCAGCTCGTCGACCGACCCGAGTGCTCAGCGGTCTTCGCGGCCGGCGCACCGAACACCTACGACATGCAAGGCGCCCTGCGCTACTACGCCACGATGATGATGGAAACAAATAATCCGCGCACACCTACCGAGGCTGGTCAAGCGGTCGTGGCGTATCGCGATGCGGCGGCGGCCCAAGCGCAATTGGAAAAGATCCAGGCGATCTGGCATCAATGCGCCAACTCTGCCATGACCCTGCTCCCCGCTCCCGACAAAAAAGGGAATGTCGCCGTCGCATTGACGGTGATGGCGCCCGTTGATGCTGGTGGCGGTATCTCCACCATAGAGGTGATAGCGCAGCAACTGTCACCACGCTTGGGCACTTACCGAGCGATCGCCGCGAAAAACAATGTCCTGGTGGATGTGATGATTCTCATGGCCGAAACACGCGGCCGCGGTCCGCAATCCGCGCTAGACATCACCAACTTCATCCTCAACAAGATCCCGGGCTGA
- a CDS encoding sensor domain-containing protein has translation MSNPQEPFGPNAFGGNPYGGPPYGGMPPGPPVYTAPPPQRPRTNVFATLSVVFAFVFAPAGAVLGHLGLAQIRRSGERGRDRAIVGLMLSYAVITLSVVAVVAWATQGDGGSSRTASQTSTAASTGAASAPSSSIVTPTGLPGLLPTIDDVKRFMGDPNLVALPPTFKPGPDSDSASVDRPECWPVMGGGAPNTDMQALVGYYGLVLIDDHDVPAMKEAGQVLMAFRDPPGAQRQLANLVSIWRNCGGSTMNIIPPPGKQAPPVAVSMGVPSDAGNGITAMVLTAQGPVLRSRNDRAIVAKNNVVVDINVVLVDTDRGQQAALDIANYILGKIPS, from the coding sequence ATGAGCAATCCACAGGAGCCGTTCGGGCCCAATGCGTTCGGCGGCAATCCGTATGGCGGCCCGCCCTACGGTGGGATGCCGCCCGGCCCGCCGGTCTACACGGCGCCGCCGCCCCAACGACCGCGCACCAACGTCTTCGCGACGCTCTCGGTGGTGTTTGCGTTCGTCTTCGCGCCCGCCGGTGCGGTGCTGGGGCATCTTGGCCTGGCGCAGATCCGCCGCTCCGGCGAACGGGGCCGCGACCGCGCGATTGTAGGGCTGATGCTGTCGTATGCGGTCATCACGCTGTCGGTGGTGGCCGTGGTGGCCTGGGCGACGCAGGGCGACGGTGGATCGTCGCGAACGGCGTCACAGACCAGTACGGCGGCCTCAACCGGAGCCGCCTCGGCGCCGTCGTCGTCCATCGTCACCCCGACGGGCCTACCCGGATTGTTGCCGACCATCGATGACGTGAAGAGGTTCATGGGAGACCCCAATCTTGTTGCCCTGCCGCCGACATTCAAGCCCGGCCCGGATTCCGACAGCGCATCCGTTGATCGCCCCGAATGCTGGCCGGTCATGGGCGGCGGCGCCCCCAACACCGATATGCAGGCCCTCGTCGGTTACTACGGGTTGGTGTTGATCGACGACCACGACGTACCCGCCATGAAGGAAGCGGGACAGGTGCTCATGGCCTTCCGGGACCCGCCGGGCGCGCAGCGACAGTTGGCGAACCTCGTATCGATATGGCGTAACTGTGGCGGCTCGACGATGAACATCATCCCCCCGCCGGGCAAGCAGGCGCCGCCCGTCGCGGTGTCGATGGGTGTGCCCTCCGATGCCGGAAACGGGATCACCGCCATGGTGTTGACCGCGCAGGGCCCGGTGCTGCGGTCGCGCAACGACCGTGCGATCGTCGCGAAAAACAATGTGGTCGTCGACATCAACGTTGTGCTGGTGGACACCGATCGTGGTCAGCAGGCCGCGCTCGACATCGCTAACTACATCCTGGGCAAGATCCCGAGTTAA
- a CDS encoding flavin-containing monooxygenase has product MDTDRFDAIIVGAGFGGIGAAIQLKRLGFDNFIILEREDDLGGTWHVNHYPGIAVDIPSTTYSYWFEPKPDWSRLFAPGAEVKQYAADVADKYDVRRHMRFNTTVEGAQWDEEAAVWRVALAGGETLTARFLITATGFLSQPRMPDIPGIASFEGKVVHTTEWDHDYRYQGRRIAVIGTGASAVQVVPELAKEAEELTIYQRTATHVIPKLDFEFSPAIRRLFARVPAAQRALRWVTDIILEVIMVVGALHFRESRGRGNISASDLAKINRFRWIRDKELRARLTPDYDLGCKRPTFSNGFYRAFTQPNVHLETNSIERIEADGIVTTDGRKAVIDTLVLATGFDLWEANFPAIEVVGRKGRNLGKWWRETRFQSYQGVTMPYFPNYFGLASPFAFSGLSFFHTIEYQMRHMDRLLGEVKRRNATTFEVTEEANDRFMERMTKRLDNSVFYAGNCATSRSYYFSPSGEASLLRPTSTLNSVREAREFPLSDYVIA; this is encoded by the coding sequence GTGGACACGGACCGTTTCGACGCGATCATCGTAGGTGCGGGTTTCGGCGGCATCGGCGCCGCCATTCAGCTCAAGCGCCTCGGGTTTGACAACTTCATCATCTTGGAGCGCGAGGACGACTTGGGTGGCACCTGGCATGTCAACCACTACCCGGGCATCGCCGTCGACATCCCCTCCACGACGTACTCGTACTGGTTCGAACCCAAGCCGGACTGGTCGCGACTGTTCGCGCCGGGGGCCGAGGTCAAGCAGTACGCGGCGGACGTCGCCGACAAGTACGACGTGCGCCGCCACATGCGGTTCAACACGACGGTGGAGGGCGCCCAGTGGGATGAGGAAGCCGCCGTGTGGCGGGTGGCCCTGGCCGGCGGCGAGACGCTGACGGCCCGCTTCCTGATCACGGCCACCGGTTTCCTGTCACAACCACGCATGCCGGACATCCCGGGCATCGCGAGCTTCGAAGGCAAGGTGGTCCACACCACCGAGTGGGACCACGACTACCGCTACCAAGGGCGCCGCATCGCCGTCATCGGAACCGGCGCCTCCGCGGTGCAGGTGGTCCCCGAGCTGGCCAAAGAGGCCGAAGAGCTGACCATCTACCAACGCACCGCGACCCATGTCATACCCAAGCTCGACTTCGAGTTCTCTCCGGCGATACGGCGCCTGTTTGCGCGGGTCCCGGCGGCGCAGCGCGCGCTGCGGTGGGTGACCGACATCATCCTCGAGGTCATCATGGTTGTGGGCGCGCTGCATTTCCGGGAGTCGCGGGGGCGCGGCAACATCTCCGCCTCGGACCTGGCCAAGATCAACCGATTCCGGTGGATCCGGGACAAGGAACTGCGCGCCAGGTTGACGCCGGATTACGACCTCGGATGCAAGCGGCCGACCTTCTCCAACGGCTTCTATCGCGCGTTCACCCAGCCGAACGTGCACCTGGAGACCAACTCGATCGAGCGGATCGAGGCGGACGGCATCGTCACCACCGACGGCCGCAAGGCCGTCATCGACACCTTGGTGCTGGCCACCGGATTCGATCTGTGGGAGGCCAACTTCCCGGCCATCGAGGTGGTCGGCCGCAAAGGACGCAACCTGGGTAAGTGGTGGCGAGAGACCAGATTCCAGTCTTATCAGGGCGTCACCATGCCGTACTTCCCGAACTACTTCGGCCTGGCAAGCCCATTCGCCTTCTCCGGACTGTCCTTTTTCCACACCATCGAATACCAGATGCGGCACATGGACCGGCTGCTCGGTGAGGTGAAGCGCAGGAACGCAACCACTTTCGAGGTGACCGAAGAGGCCAACGATCGGTTCATGGAGCGGATGACCAAACGGCTGGACAATTCGGTGTTCTACGCCGGCAACTGCGCGACGTCGCGTTCGTACTACTTCAGCCCGAGCGGTGAGGCGTCGCTGCTGCGGCCGACGTCAACGCTCAACTCGGTGCGAGAAGCCCGGGAGTTCCCGCTCAGCGACTACGTCATCGCCTAG